A DNA window from Setaria viridis chromosome 2, Setaria_viridis_v4.0, whole genome shotgun sequence contains the following coding sequences:
- the LOC140222012 gene encoding uncharacterized protein encodes MAMAAVPPAARCLFPGKEHRTAITVPEFKRWLKQFDTDRDGRISRKELREAIRRRGAWFSGLRALFAIRSADRNHNGFVDDSEIEGLIQFAERELGFRIAPDAAAAGPQPLGGVMMASPAAAAHHPFYSRSTTTTYMAY; translated from the coding sequence atGGCCATGGCAGCGGTGCCCCCAGCGGCGAGGTGCCTGTTCCCGGGCAAGGAGCACCGGACGGCGATCACGGTGCCGGAGTTCAAGCGCTGGCTGAAGCAGTTCGACACCGACCGCGACGGCCGCATCAGCAGGAAGGAGCTCCGTGAGgcgatccgccgccgcggcgcgtggTTCTCCGGCCTGCGGGCGCTGTTCGCCATTCGGAGCGCCGACCGCAACCACAACGGGTTCGTGGACGACTCCGAGATCGAGGGCCTCATCCAGTTCGCCGAGAGGGAGCTGGGCTTCAGGATCGCCCCGGATGCGGCCGCTGCCGGTCCACAGCCTCtcggcggcgtgatgatggcctcgccggcggcggcggctcatcATCCGTTCTACAGcaggtcgacgacgacgacgtacaTGGCGTATTGA
- the LOC140221739 gene encoding calmodulin-like: MAIRGVASSREDMTLEEFKEWLKQFDADGDGKISRNELREALRRRGGWFTTWRSGRALRQADKNNSGFLDDSEIENLVAFAQKDLGMKVSTW; encoded by the coding sequence ATGGCGATCCGGGGCGTGGCCTCCTCCCGCGAGGACATGACGCTGGAGGAGTTCAAGGAGTGGCTGAAGCAGttcgacgccgacggcgacggcaagaTCAGCCGGAACGAGCTCCGGgaggccctccgccgccgcggcgggtggTTCACCACCTGGAGGAGCGGCCGAGCCCTTCGCCAGGCCGACAAGAACAACAGCGGCTTCCTGGACGACTCCGAAATCGAGAACCTCGTCGCCTTCGCCCAGAAAGATCTCGGCATGAAGGTATCCACGTGGTAG
- the LOC140222011 gene encoding probable calcium-binding protein CML44, which yields MPIIMTARPMRVGPPDRGMTVDGFKEWLLNKFDANHDGRISKHELREALRLHGGGSRWLATWRCGRAVHHADKNKNGFVDDAEIENLVAFARKELGLRISTW from the coding sequence ATGCCAATCATCATGACTGCGAGGCCGATGAGGGTAGGCCCTCCCGACCGCGGCATGACGGTGGACGGCTTCAAGGAGTGGCTCCTCAACAAGTTCGACGCCAACCACGACGGCCGGATCAGCAAGCACGAGCTCCGGGAGGCCCTCCGCCTGCACGGAGGCGGCAGCCGGTGGCTGGCCACCTGGAGGTGCGGCCGCGCCGTGCACCACGCCGACAAGAACAAGAACGGCTTCGTGGACGACGCCGAGATCGAGAACCTCGTCGCCTTCGCGCGGAAAGAGCTGGGCTTGAGGATTTCCACATGGTAG